Proteins encoded by one window of Mustela erminea isolate mMusErm1 chromosome 5, mMusErm1.Pri, whole genome shotgun sequence:
- the WDR89 gene encoding WD repeat-containing protein 89, whose amino-acid sequence MEKIEEQFANLSIVKRSSETKEPTYLLGIDTSKAVQAEKENLVAVLCSNGSIRIYDKERLYVLREFSGYPGLLNGVRFASFSDSVYSSCSDGTVKCWDARLASEKPVQLFKGYPSNIFISFDINCNDHVICAGTEKVDDDALLVFWDARISSQDLSTTKDPLGAYSETHSDDVTQVCFHPNNPNMLVSGSTDGLVNVFDISVDNEEDALITTCNSISSVSCIGWSGKDYKQIYCMTHDEGFSWWDLNHLNTDEPITCLNIQDVREVVNLKEGILDYLIGGLYHEKMDKLFVVGGTNTGIIHLMSCTTSGLSHVTSLHGGHAATVRSFSWNMQDDSLLTGGEDAQLLLWKPGPIEKTFTKKDSMKIASSVSQRVRVHSNDSYKRRKKQ is encoded by the coding sequence ATGGAGAAGATTGAGGAACAGTTTGCCAATCTGAGCATTGTTAAACGTTCCTCGGAAACTAAAGAGCCTACTTATTTGCTTGGTATAGACACATCAAAAGCTGtacaagcagaaaaagaaaacttggttGCTGTTTTATGTTCTAATGGATCAATCAGAATATATGATAAAGAAAGGTTATATGTACTACGAGAATTTAGTGGATATCCTGGACTTCTGAATGGAGTCCGATTTGCAAGTTTTAGTGACAGTGTATATTCATCATGTAGCGATGGCACCGTAAAGTGTTGGGATGCTCGATTAGCCAGTGAAAAACCTGTCCAGCTGTTCAAGGGTTACCCTtccaatatttttattagtttcgATATCAACTGCAATGATCATGTCATTTGTGCTGGTACAGAAAAAGTTGATGATGATGCCTTGTTGGTATTTTGGGACGCAAGAATTAGTTCTCAGGATTTGTCTACTACTAAAGACCCACTTGGAGCATATTCAGAGACTCATAGTGATGATGTCACTCAAGTGTGCTTCCATCCCAACAATCCCAACATGTTAGTCTCAGGTTCAACTGATGGCCTGGTAAATGTATTCGATATTAGTGTGGATAATGAAGAAGATGCACTGATTACAACCTGTAACTCCATTTCATCAGTAAGCTGTATTGGTTGGTCTGGAAAGGATTATAAACAGATTTACTGCATGACACACGATGAAGGGTTTTCTTGGTGGGATCTTAATCATCTGAATACTGATGAACCAATTACATGTTTGAACATCCAAGATGTCAGAGAAGTGGTTAATCTGAAAGAAGGTATTTTGGACTATTTAATTGGTGGCCTATATcatgaaaaaatggacaaattgtTTGTTGTTGGAGGAACAAACACAGGAATTATTCACTTAATGAGCTGCACTACATCAGGATTGAGCCATGTGACCAGCCTTCACGGAGGGCATGCTGCTACCGTCCGTTCTTTCTCTTGGAATATGCAGGATGATTCTTTGCTAACCGGAGGAGAAGACGCACAGTTGTTACTTTGGAAACCTGGACCAATAGAGAAGACATTTACAAAGAAAGACAGCATGAAAATAGCATCCTCTGTGTCCCAGCGAGTACGAGTTCACAGTAATGATTCttacaagagaaggaagaagcagtgA